The Gallus gallus isolate bGalGal1 chromosome 6, bGalGal1.mat.broiler.GRCg7b, whole genome shotgun sequence genomic interval CCTGTTAGCCCCAGCAGCAACAGCTTAAAGGCCAGCAGACATCTCCTTGCACTAATGAGTCAACCTACTAACACACTGAGACACAGTAGCAGCAAAGGCAGAAGGAGAGTAGTTTTGTATTCAAGTCAATTAACTCCTTTTGCTCTCCTGCCTTGTAGAGGTGGCTGCATttgaacagcagcacagctggaacaTTAACTAACTAAAAGTGAAGTTAAGAACTGCAGACTTCCACACGAAGGTACAATATACATCCTCAAGCCAGGGAAGCCCTACCGCATCTGAGAAAGGCTGCCTTGCAGAAATTCAGCTGCAACAACACAGACACAGGAAACATCCTCAGCAATTTCAGCTGGTGAGCGAAGTGAGGCTGAGGCATGGTGCTGTTGGAGTAGGTGatctgtaaatatttgttattaaCATAAgtctcacctttttttttttaaacagaacacACAATGCCAAACGACCACCCACCGAAGAGGGCATTTGCCTCCCCTTTCTCACCCCTCAAGATTACCGAGGGAATGGCATCAGCCAGGGAAGAAGCCCCCAGCACAGAAAAAGCAGGTGCCTCCTCTTTTATTGTGGTAAGTAAGGATTTAGAGTTACCCCTAGACATTCCCCTATGCAGTTTTGCTTCGGCCAGAAGCTGAAGAACGTAAAGAAAGTGGAAGAGGTCTCTCAAACAGGAGACCTGGTTTTCCCACTATTACAAAGTCACCCATTTCTAAGTTTCAGGCCGCCCATCTACCAGTTCAATCCAGCACAGGTCATGAGGTACGCTCTTGAACATTTTGCCTTATCCACAGAAGGAGataccttcatttttatttatataaacaaaaatgaagttggCCATGTTAGAGACCTCTCACAAGAGGAGAGGTCATCAGCATTTCCCTCCTTTAGTTTTCCCGCTTATCTGATTTCCCCCCCCCTGCTCCCCCTCCAAGAGCAGCATGCCAAAGtctgagagcacagcagcagcttccctcCTTCATGAGGGTCTCAGTCTACttaggctgctgctgcagtatcCATCCTGCATACACTAGAGATGGTTTACTCCCCCACACCGCAGGCAAACACCACCCTCCAGCCACTTCCTCCAACCCCCAGGGTGCACTGACTACAGCAACCTCTAAGCAACCTCTTCAGTCACAACAAGAAGTTGGTTCCAAGGGGCCTTACCTGAGCTTTGAAGTAAGGCACTAAaagctttctcctcctcctttcagcCCAGGACCAGGAACACCACCACTAAGCAGCCATCACCACACAGGAGCCACTAGAGCACCCCGGGAAGAGACATCTTTGTCAGCTTTGTCAGGAGGGGagctccccctccccaccccacagaggGAGTCCCCCAGCCAAGAGGGGAAACTCCTCCCTCACACCCCATGCAGGGGGGCCCTCCACCCAGGAGGGGGCTCCCTAAGTGGGGGGTGGAGAAGAGggagagccccccccccccactcagGAGGGGAGCTCTCCCCCACCGAGAAGGGGGGCTCCCCACTCTGGGGAGCTCACCCTCCCCACCCAGGGGGGGCTCCCCAGAgcggggaggaaggagagcccCCCCTCCCACCCAGGAGGGGAGCTCTCCCCCACCCAGGAGGGGAGCTCCCCACCCCACTCTGGGAGctcaccctcctcccccccccccagggggAGCTCTCTCCTCCCACTTCCGAGACTGACCATCCCCGCCTCCCACccaaaaaaaataatctctttgaGATAGTGCAATCCCCACTCCACAGCCCCCCACCGCCAGCCAAGAGCACAGCCCACCCCCAGGGCAggctctgctctttgctcttTCACCACACAGCTCCACAATAAACACCACACTGCTGCCCACACAACCAGCCACAAGTCAACAACCCCAAGACACTCCTGCCACCAGCctcaaacaaaaaacacacaccaaAGGCCACCTGAAGACAAAAGACACTGCCACACTACTGCCAACAGCCACACAAAGCCAGACAGCCCCaagaaaaaccaccaccaaaccCAACAACCAGCTCCACCTTCCACACTCAAACCGCCCAAGCCACTTTCTACCACCTACCTcctaaccagaaaaaaaacaaaatagacaAGCCCCAcaacaacaccaccaccaagcCAGCCTGCCACATCACCAACACAAACCAAGCCCCAAAACAACACAGCACCCCAGGCCTACCTGCTGGCTCCGCTCCTCCTCCGCATCGCAGCTCCCAGGATCTCCCTCTTCCACGCAGGACTTCAGCCCCACCAGGACCCCTCACTCCAGCATCAAAGGGCCACGCTCCATCAACTCCATTCCTCCAGGACAGGACCTGCCACGCACCTTCCACCCTGTCACAAAAAGCACATCGTCACCCACACAGCCACTGCCTCCAGCCCTGGGGCGCCACCCACCTCACAGGTAACAACATACAGCTCACCTTGCTCCACAGGGGCACCCCGCTCACACCACCAGCATCCTGCCTCCGGCCTGAACCTGCACAGAGACCTCCACAAACCACCTCCAAGGGGGCGCGCCTGGGGGTCCCCCTCTCTCACCTCCTTCATCCCACTGCTGGGGAAACCACACACCTGCTCCAGCCAACCCTCTCGGCAAAGCTCTCCGCTGCAGCCCTCGCCCTGCAACAAGAGCACAGATCACACAGCCAGACAGAATGCCAAGGCCCCACTGCAAAGCGCCCGCACGCAACTGCAATGGGGCCCGGGGAACCGGACTCCGCTACCTCCCCGGGCACCCTCTCCCATCCCGCTCACAgggaaatcattcttcttcctctttaaaGAGGAATTCTGGTGATACCAAACATGCACACTGCCCCCCTACTGCCACACGCCACTCATCCCCGTCAACTCGGCTCCTGCGCAGCACGCATTGCTAACTGccaccctcctctcctctcactgCACAATCAAGACAACGCACAAAGCTACCTTTTGGTCCGGCATGACTTCCCCTCTGTCCATCCACCTGGACTGCTCCTTGCACATTCCTTCTCCTCCGGTCACATGGCAATGACACCTGCAACAAGCTGTTACGTCACCTCCCCAGGAACAGAGGTGAGGCCAACCTACCTCCAAGTTGCACACGCCATCCTCCACACCCTTTCTGAAGGCTGCGGTGGCATCCGCcatcctccagtcttcaggtacctttcccacaggaaacagcagggaaaagtgACAGAGAGCGCCATTTGCCGGTCACCGCTGCCAGCTCTCAGCGGGCACAGGCATAGCCCTCCACAGCTCAGGCATTTGCTGGCCTCCTTTCTGCCTGAACCACTTTTGACCAGCTCCTCCGCAACTGAGGGGAAGGCAACCTTACTCTGAGACTCTCTCCTCCAGGACCCCAGGTTCCCCAGGAGCACTCTCAGCAGAAACCACTGAAACCAAAACAGGCATCCAGCATGTCCTCCATCCTCCATTACTCAGGCCCTTGCCTTGTGAAGCACAGGCCTGCAATTTCTCCAGTCTCTCCTGTTGACAAACTTCCATTAGCCTTGACCTCCCTCCCAAAGCTGATACTCAGAGGGacttggccttcctcagcctctctcttccttctccccttcaAGTTCCTCAGTCAGCCCTGCAGGTCCCCCACCATTCCTGCGcacttccttcctccttgggacgCAGCGCACCTCAGCATGGACGAAGTAATGCTCCAGCATTCACAGGACCCCTTCCTATGCTTGAACAAGGGTTACCTCCAAGTAGGCCCTTCAAGAGGACAAACCTGGCTCCCTCTAAGTCCAGTGTTTCAATCCTACTCATTGCTTTGCAGCTTCCACACAAGATCCCAAACGCTGCGGTCTCGTGACTGGCACGCTCCAGGCTGCCCCTGGCCTTCCTGTCCCCAAACGGCTCTTCTGCAATAGggagctccagcagcccctCTCCTCAATGCCTCCTTCGTCACCTGTGTCAGAAGATCTTACCTTTGACACATTGCAGGAAACTCCTGGAGCCTACCATGAGAACTAGCCTCACAGCTGTGGGCACCAtttccagctgtgtgcagaagGTCTATCAGCTTCCTCACCCTGGTCTGTGACCAACACCCCCACTCAGGTCACCCACTTTTACCTGCCTCTTCAGCCTCACGCACAAACGCTCCGCTGGTTCTTCAGTCATCCCTAGGTGGAGCTCGATACGTTCCCGTTCTCTCCCTCGAAAAGAGACTCCACCGCCTGACCGGTCTGTCTTTCCTAAAAGGAACAGAGCCATCCACGACAGCACTCCAGTCGTGCGAGCTGCCCTGCCAGGTCTCCACGGTGGGAACCTAAATCGTGCTCCTGCAGTTACACGGGAAGGAAGAggcggggaaaaaaaaacaaaaaccacggTCCCAACCTGCTCGCTCCCACCGCTGGAAACGGGATGGGTGAGAGCACCCGCAAAACACTCCGCAGTGGCCGAGGCCACCCCGGGATCGTGCTCGGTCTCGGGCGGAGGCCCCGTGCCGGTCCTACTAAAAAGCCACGCGGGAGCCCCCAGCGGCGGCGCCGTGCCGATCCCAAAGACACGGAGGCAGTCGGGCAGCAACCCTACAGGAGCCCCAGCAGGGGAGATCTTACCGAGCGACTCTCAAACACTCACCGCTTCCACGAGCTGCCTGCTTCGGACGATGAGAGGCTCTGCTACAGCCCTCGCTCAGCCTGCAACACGAGAAACCTTTTGTTTCAGCAGCCCTTGGCCTCGCTTCTCTCTCCCggcagcacagaggctgcaCGAATACGGCCCCATCGCGTTCGCTCCTACCGAGGAGAGCCTGAAGAACTGAAGCACCCGCTAAAAGAAATCCCGAGGGTGAGGGGGGCGGAGAGCACCCCGGGGCTGTGCGAGGACTCGGGGGTCGGAGCGGCAGCCGCCTCCGAAAACGCGACGGcagccgggcggcggcggcggcgccgtaTCGGCTCCGCACAGCCGGGGGAGCCCGGCGGCGACCTAACGCCGGCCCCGAGAAGAGCGGGGTCCGACAGCCGCCAGCTCCGGAGATCCTGGCGGCTCCCGAGCGCTCACCGTCCCCTTACTACCCGAACCGCTCACCTGTTTGGGCTGGTCCTTACCGCAAAAGGGCTCACAGCAGCCTGAAACAAAACGACACCACGAGAACATTAAAGAGAACATTAAAGAGAACCTGAAGGcgccgtcccccccccccaaaaaaaacccgCGTACCGCTTCTCagcctcagcagcaccagggcccgacaaagaaacagaactcaCTCCGTCTCCCATACAGAACCGCAGAAACTCCCCCGTGGCTCCCGGCAGCCTCCGGAGGAGCTTAAGAGGCTTTGGGGCGGGCCCCGCCCGCGGCTCCCGACGAGGCGCAGCTGCGCCCGGccggccgcggccccgcggcaCCTGGGAGTCGTTGCCTCGTTAGCGCAGCCGGCCTCGTTAGGGACGGCCCGGGGCTCTGACAGTTTGACGTGCGGACTCCGGATCTGAATTAGGGACTTAAATTACACTTTAAAGTACAGTTTGTTACGCGCTTCTCCTTCTCGCCGCACTGTGGGATTCATCGATAAGTTAAGTAATTGTGCCAATTCAAACGGGTCGCTTTGCATCCGACGCGACCGGCGCGATAGAGCGTCTCCCCTCCGAAGAACGTCCCCGGCCTTAACGGTTTCCAGGGGCCCCCGCTGGGTGCGTCTCCGCTCTGCTTTCCATCGCCCCAATTCcgaacaaaagaaaaaggggaaaaaaaatatttatttatttatttattaagaaaaataagtctttttaagataataagaaaaataaggaacaaaCGTGCAGACCTTCACTGCTCAGGGGGGCTACAAACCAAAGTAAAACTAGGGGCCGGCAAAAACATGGTACTCCACAGTCTTAATTTAATAAAACACAGTGGAACCCCCTGAAATAGCGTGAAATTCAGAAGCCTGTGGTCGGGCTGAAGCGTCGTGTGCTGGCCGGCAGATGTTTGGAAAGGTGCTAAGATGTAACTCTTATTGTCCATAGAATTTGCTGTTAACCACTTGCAAGATACAAAGTGACGGCCAGCTGGATGAATAGGAGAATGTATGTGAACACCCGGAACTGACAGACCCGGCACGGTGCATGTGGCTTGAAGTGGGCACTGAGAGAAAGCTCAGACAATGTATATACATGCTATTAACATTCACATTAATTTCCACTGGGACACGACTTAATTAAGGTGAGCTGTACAAAGTTCATCTCATTTCCCTTTACGCTCCATTCCATACACAATGTATGTTACCAGAGAGATACTGCGCTATGCTTCACTACTTTAATCACTGGCCTGTCCCATTGTAGTTCAGGAACGCATGCAAGTGTACTGTTCTTATTAGAGGCACGGTCTGGAGAAGATGGCCGGGGAGCTGAGCATCATTTCTACATCAGCTGCTGAAGCGCCCACTAACTTTGGATGTCGCCTAAACCTTCAGATGGAATCCTTGCAGGCATTCCCGTGGGGATCGGGAAATTGCAGTATGCCGGAACTACCGTTGCTGATGTGGGGCGAGCGCTCTGAAGTGCACTTGGAGAAGAACGCATTCCAACCCCGCATATATGAAAAGTTTAATATTTTAGACAGCTAGATGAAATGCTGGGGTCTTGGTGCATTTTGCTTTGGCGGTCCAGGCTTTTCAGCATCTTAGGGAAATGTttggaaatgaattttattttcacaactGTGGTACAATTACAAGGCGGGGATGTTTCACCCTTCTCACCGAGGTGCCcttggtggtggtggtctgTAAATGGCTATAGAACTGACAGAGAAGTCTGCAAGCATTTTCTTCGgttctgatttttattcttatttgttTTAACAGAGAGATAAAAACCAGCATTGTGCATGTCCTTGCTCTGCGGGTTGGGGATGTATCgttgttgttgtcgttgtttTCCTGGGAAGTAAAACAGGGTAGGATATTGGAAATAAGGGCAAGTGGATTTATTGCTGAGCGAGTTGTACGCCTGTTTGACAGAAAATTCCTGAACTGATCAGTGTTGGTGGAAGTTGGGGCTGCCTCCCGATGTTTCCTGAGCCTTCTATTTAGTTTGGAGTTCTGGGAAGTATTTGTGGGCTTAATCCATTTACGCTTTTGATAGGTAAATGCAAGCCATGAGTACGGTAAATTATTGCTAAGAAAGATGAATGGAAGAATGGATGTTTCATTTTACTATATATGCTGGGAAaggttgttctttctttcagcGTATAACTCTGCTTTTCCTCGTACAACCTATTTACAGGGTCAGActcttaatttatttatttttttatttctgtatttattgtAATTAAAGCC includes:
- the LOC112532614 gene encoding uncharacterized protein LOC112532614, with protein sequence MGDGAAVSPFAVRTSPNRSPPGSPGCAEPIRRRRRRPAAVAFSEAAAAPTPESSHSPGVLSAPLTLGISFSGCFSSSGSPRLSEGCSRASHRPKQAARGSGKTDRSGGGVSFRGRERERIELHLGMTEEPAERLCVRLKRQGEGCSGELCREGWLEQVCGFPSSGMKEVREGDPQARPLGGGLWRSLCRFRPEAGCWWCERGAPVEQGWKVRGRSCPGGMELMERGPLMLE